One genomic segment of Hordeum vulgare subsp. vulgare chromosome 2H, MorexV3_pseudomolecules_assembly, whole genome shotgun sequence includes these proteins:
- the LOC123424424 gene encoding probable glucuronosyltransferase Os04g0103100 — protein sequence MASIRRPHSPAKAQHLLRHHHPFSTASPPSSPLRHASSASSSSSPRKSGYPHPFLFFTRRPLPRFAAFFLLGSFIGLLHFLSHLPLHPHLPAHPSSSHLNHLQQQQQQEQGQPITQQRLPDAAGSNAEEHSGQGKLLIVVTPTRARASQAYYLSRMGQTLRLVRPPVLWVVVEAGKPTPEAALALRRTAVMHRYVGCCDALNASASPAVDFRPHQLNAGLEVVENHRLDGVVYFADEEGVYSLPLFDRLRQIRRFGTWPVPTISDGGHGVVLEGPVCKQNQVVGWHTSGDANKLQRFHVAMSGFAFNSTMLWDPRLRSHKAWNSIRHPEMVEQGFQGTTFVEQLVEDESQMEGIPADCSQIMNWHVPFGSESPVYPKGWRSAANLDVIIPLK from the exons ATGGCGTCGATCCGGCGGCCGCACTCGCCGGCCAAGGCGCAGCACCTGCTACGCCACCACCACCCGTTCTCcaccgcctccccgccctcctcgccgctccgccacgcctcctccgcctcctcctcctcctcgccgaggAAGTCGGGCTACCCGCACCCGTTCCTCTTCTTCACCCGCCGCCCGCTCCCGCGCTTcgccgccttcttcctcctcggctcCTTCATCGGCCTGCTCCACTTCCTCTCCCACCTCCCGCTCCACCCCCACCTCCCcgcccacccctcctcctcccaccTCAACCAtctacagcaacagcagcagcaggagcagggGCAACCCATCACCCAGCAGCGCCTACCCGATGCCGCCGGCAGCAACGCCGAGGAGCACAGCGGCCAAGGCAAGCTGCTCATCGTCGTCACGCCCACGCGCGCGCGGGCGTCGCAGGCCTACTACCTGAGCCGGATGGGCCAGACGCTGCGCCTCGTCCGCCCGCCCGTGCTCTGGGTCGTCGTCGAGGCCGGCAAGCCCACCCCGGAGGCCGCCCTCGCGCTGCGCCGCACCGCCGTCATGCACCGCTACGTCGGCTGCTGCGACGCCCTCAACGCCTCCGCCTCTCCCGCCGTCGACTTCCGCCCGCACCAGCTCAACGCCGGCCTCGAGGTCGTCGAGAACCACCGTCTCGACGGCGTCGTCTACTTCGCCGACGAGGAGGGCGTCTACTCCCTGCCGCTCTTCGACCGCCTCCGCCAGATCAG GAGGTTCGGCACATGGCCCGTTCCGACGATCTCCGACGGTGGTCACGGCGTGGTGCTCGAAGGCCCCGTGTGCAAGCAGAACCAGGTTGTGGGGTGGCACACGAGTGGGGATGCCAACAAGCTCCAGAGATTTCATGTCGCCATGTCGGGCTTCGCGTTCAACAGCACCATGCTCTGGGATCCCAGGCTGAGGTCCCATAAGGCCTGGAACTCGATCCGGCACCCGGAAATGGTGGAACAGGGCTTCCAA GGAACCACGTTTGTGGAGCAGTTAGTGGAGGATGAGAGCCAGATGGAGGGCATACCTGCAGACTGCTCCCAAATAATGAACTGGCATGTGCCATTTGGATCTGAGAGCCCGGTATATC